One Silene latifolia isolate original U9 population chromosome 4, ASM4854445v1, whole genome shotgun sequence DNA segment encodes these proteins:
- the LOC141651919 gene encoding uncharacterized protein LOC141651919 — MVWNVQGTGSKNKISAIKEVVKTYKPTVLALVETHMGSDHTIKLGTILGYIRQCRVNANGFSGGIWQYWNTSIVTIHPVIEHQQLISVEIARNGEFPWFFSAVYASPDPSNRRELWVELENFARNNNHPWLLAGDFNETQSLSERHGEDSNMARRCETFNNWIENCEFIELAFSGASNTWGRGNSPETRQSARLDRALCNSDWGVLFENAMVRHLPAFQSDHCPLFISPNGFVPLNSINKPFRFQACWMTHENFKDFIEESWPTGGNFLSRLELLSTKLKNSNSEVFGDIFRRKRSLIARIGGCQRELAKARQGNLIKLEAKLRKELDDVLAQEELLWYQKSRLEFIKDGDRNTSYFHVSTLIRRWRNRITSLKNDEGLWLNDPHEVKKLVVDYFKQLYTDDNTASVMEGLPWDLFQ; from the coding sequence ATGGTATGGAACGTCCAAGGCACGGGTAGTAAGAATAAAATAAGCGCTATTAAAGAAGTTGTAAAAACTTATAAACCTACTGTTTTAGCTCTCGTGGAAACGCATATGGGAAGTGACCATACTATTAAGCTCGGAACAATTCTGGGTTACATAAGGCAATGCCGTGTGAATGCTAATGGTTTTAGTGGTGGTATATGGCAATATTGGAATACAAGTATAGTAACTATTCACCCAGTAATTGAACATCAGCAACTCATCAGTGTTGAAATAGCTCGTAATGGGGAATTCCCATGGTTTTTCTCTGCTGTGTATGCTAGTCCCGACCCATCAAATCGAAGGGAATTATGGGTTGAACTGGAAAACTTTGCTAGAAATAATAATCACCCTTGGCTTCTTGCTGGTGATTTTAACGAGACTCAGAGCTTAAGTGAGAGGCATGGAGAAGATTCAAACATGGCTAGACGGTGTGAAACTTTTAACAATTGGATTGAAAATTGCGAGTTCATTGAACTAGCCTTTTCTGGTGCGTCAAATACATGGGGCAGAGGCAATTCGCCTGAAACACGTCAAAGTGCGAGGTTAGATAGGGCTCTGTGTAACTCTGATTGGGGAGTCTTGTTCGAAAACGCAATGGTTCGTCATCTACCAGCCTTCCAGTCAGACCATTGTCCCCTCTTCATATCTCCGAATGGCTTTGTCCCTCTTAATTCTATTAATAAACCTTTCCGGTTCCAAGCTTGTTGGATGACACATGAAAATTTTAAAGACTTTATTGAAGAGAGCTGGCCTACAGGAGGGAACTTCTTATCTCGATTGGAGCTATTGTCCACGAAATTGAAGAATTCAAACTCGGAGGTTTTTGGCGACATTTTTAGACGAAAACGCTCTCTTATAGCTAGAATTGGAGGATGTCAAAGGGAATTGGCTAAAGCAAGGCAGGGCAATCTGATAAAACTTGAAGCAAAGCTACGAAAAGAATTAGATGATGTTCTCGCCCAGGAAGAATTATTGTGGTACCAAAAATCGAGATTGGAGTTCATTAAAGATGGAGACCGAAACACATCCTACTTTCATGTCAGCACCCTTATTAGACGATGGCGCAACCGAATCACTTCTTTAAAAAATGATGAAGGACTCTGGCTAAATGACCCGCATGAGGTGAAGAAATTAGTGGTTGATTATTTTAAACAGCTATACACGGACGATAATACTGCTAGTGTCATGGAAGGTTTGCCTTGGGATTTGTTtcaataa
- the LOC141651918 gene encoding uncharacterized protein LOC141651918 → MVFRYFSPYCAKEIVASEPPAPNIDNFLYWKYTEDGAYSSRSGYFFLWSQSSAARCIRPFVHKFPWKHVWRKGVSPKFSIMLWRIAHNIMPTSDNLISKNVQVDPDCQLYWTSPESADHLFRSCSITQHVWKSSALGVNALANPSISFTAWIADFISYLHHQSMANHYFKKMRSQSLSQYAESQQRLVSPAVTCCKLSSVLARSLPVPISVRNSFREIRALFVLYLHWSVSLATG, encoded by the exons ATGGTCTTCCGATATTTTTCGCCTTACTGTGCAAAAGAAATTGTTGCTTCGGAACCTCCTGCTCCAAACATTGACAACTTTCTTTACTGGAAATATACAGAAGATGGTGCTTATTCGTCAAGGTCGGGCTATTTCTTCCTTTGGTCACAGTCTTCTGCAGCCCGATGTATCCGACCTTTTGTCCATAAATTTCCTTGGAAGCATGTGTGGCGGAAAGGAGTTTCGCCGAAGTTCTCAATTATGTTATGGCGGATAGCTCATAATATTATGCCAACAAGTGATAATTTGATATCAAAAAATGTGCAAGTTGACCCGGACTGTCAACTATATTGGACTTCGCCTGAATCAGCTGACCATTTATTTCGATCTTGTTCTATTACACAGCATGTATGGAAATCATCCGCCCTTGGGGTAAATGCTTTAGCTAACCCCTCCATCTCCTTTACTGCTTGGATTGCAGACTTCATATcatatcttcatcatcaatcaatg GCAAACCATTACTTCAAGAAGATGCGGTCACAATCTCTATCTCAATATGCCGAGTCTCAACAACGACTTGTTTCACCTGCT GTTACTTGTTGTAAACTATCTTCAGTTCTGGCAAGATCTTTGCCAGTACCAATTAGTGTGCGGAATTCCTTCCGAGAAATCCGTGCTTTGTTTGTACTTTATCTTCACTGGTCTGTAAGCCTGGCTACAGGCTAA